The following proteins are co-located in the Ensifer sp. WSM1721 genome:
- a CDS encoding 5-formyltetrahydrofolate cyclo-ligase encodes MSPKDLKAALRKERLALRDAIPAEARIEASLAMADHAADIIALDPGHLVSGFWPIRSEADIRPLMVRLRDRGARLCLPVIMDKRTIVFRELVDGIAVVETGFGTTGPGPEAPEVDPDIMLVPLSAFDAAGHRIGYGAGYYDRAIDRLRSKGHMPRLIGIAFDCQEVASVPAEPHDVALDAVLTESGFRHF; translated from the coding sequence ATGTCACCGAAGGATTTGAAGGCAGCGTTGAGGAAGGAACGTCTGGCGCTTCGCGACGCGATACCGGCGGAAGCACGGATCGAGGCAAGCCTCGCCATGGCCGATCATGCGGCCGACATCATCGCGCTCGATCCCGGCCACCTCGTTTCGGGCTTCTGGCCGATCCGATCCGAGGCGGATATCCGGCCCCTGATGGTGCGTCTCAGGGATCGTGGAGCCCGGCTCTGCCTGCCGGTGATCATGGACAAGAGAACGATCGTGTTCCGCGAATTGGTCGACGGCATTGCCGTGGTCGAAACGGGCTTCGGAACGACCGGTCCAGGTCCCGAGGCGCCGGAGGTCGACCCCGACATCATGCTCGTGCCGCTCTCGGCCTTCGATGCGGCCGGGCACCGCATCGGCTACGGCGCCGGCTATTACGACCGGGCGATCGACCGGCTGCGCAGCAAAGGCCACATGCCGCGTCTGATCGGGATTGCATTCGACTGCCAGGAAGTGGCATCAGTGCCGGCCGAACCGCATGACGTGGCGCTGGACGCGGTATTGACGGAGAGCGGTTTTCGGCATTTTTGA
- the tkt gene encoding transketolase encodes MISREKHDRMANAIRFLSMDAVEKANSGHPGLPMGAADIATVLFTRYLSFDPKNPTWPNRDRFVLSAGHGSMLLYSLLYLTGYDDITVDEIKNFRQLGSRTAGHPEYGHAAGIETTTGPLGQGIANAVGMAIAERKLREEFGAELMEHYTYVIAGDGCLMEGISQEAIALAGHLKLNKLIVFWDDNNISIDGPISIADSTDQHARFRACKWHTIAVDGHDPDAIAAAIEEAQKSDKPTMIACKTVIGFGAPNKAGTHKVHGSPLGAEEIAATRNALGWEAEAFAVPSDVLDAWRLAGLRSVKARKEWEERLEATEAEKKAQFIRRFAGDLEGSLGSAISAYKQKLAETKPSPATRKASEDALEVINGVLAETIGGSADLTGSNNTKTSQTHSITPDDFSGRYIHYGVREHGMAAAMNGMALHGGLIPYSGGFLIFSDYCRPSIRLAALMGIRVIHVLTHDSIGLGEDGPTHQPVEHMAALRAIPNLLMFRPADATETAECWQLALENRKRPSGIALTRQNLMAVRTEYEEQNLCARGAYDLISASDAQVTIFATGSEVEIAVKACQTLTAKGISTRVVSVPCFELFAEQSEDYQQAIIGDSPVKIAVEAGVRQGWDHFIGSDGTFIGMSSFGASGPYKDLYKHFGITPEAVVAAAEAKLS; translated from the coding sequence ATGATCTCTCGCGAAAAACACGACCGGATGGCAAATGCAATCCGTTTCCTCTCCATGGACGCCGTCGAGAAAGCAAATTCCGGACACCCTGGCCTCCCGATGGGTGCCGCCGACATCGCCACCGTTCTCTTCACGCGCTACCTGAGCTTCGACCCCAAGAACCCCACCTGGCCGAACCGCGACCGTTTCGTTCTGTCGGCCGGCCACGGCTCGATGCTGCTTTATTCACTGCTCTATCTCACCGGCTACGACGACATCACCGTCGACGAGATCAAGAACTTCCGCCAGCTCGGCTCGCGCACCGCCGGCCATCCGGAATATGGCCACGCCGCCGGCATCGAGACGACCACCGGCCCGCTCGGCCAGGGCATCGCCAACGCCGTCGGCATGGCGATCGCCGAGCGCAAGCTCCGCGAGGAGTTCGGAGCCGAGCTGATGGAACACTACACCTACGTGATCGCCGGCGACGGCTGCCTGATGGAGGGCATCAGCCAGGAGGCGATCGCGCTTGCCGGCCATTTGAAACTCAACAAGCTCATCGTCTTCTGGGACGACAACAACATCTCGATCGACGGCCCGATCTCGATTGCCGACTCGACCGACCAGCACGCCCGCTTCCGCGCCTGCAAGTGGCACACGATCGCCGTGGACGGCCATGATCCCGACGCGATCGCCGCCGCGATCGAGGAGGCCCAGAAATCCGACAAGCCGACCATGATCGCCTGCAAGACCGTGATCGGCTTCGGCGCGCCGAACAAGGCGGGCACGCACAAGGTTCACGGCTCGCCGCTCGGCGCCGAGGAAATCGCCGCCACCCGCAACGCGCTCGGCTGGGAAGCAGAAGCCTTCGCCGTCCCCTCCGACGTGCTCGACGCATGGCGCCTCGCCGGCCTTCGCTCCGTCAAGGCGCGCAAGGAATGGGAGGAGCGGCTCGAAGCCACCGAGGCGGAGAAGAAGGCCCAGTTCATCCGCCGCTTCGCAGGCGATCTCGAAGGCAGCCTCGGCTCGGCGATCAGCGCCTATAAGCAGAAGCTCGCCGAGACCAAGCCTTCGCCGGCGACCCGCAAGGCCTCCGAGGACGCGCTCGAAGTCATCAACGGCGTGCTCGCCGAAACGATCGGCGGCTCTGCCGACCTGACCGGCTCAAACAACACCAAGACCAGCCAGACCCATTCGATCACCCCGGACGATTTCTCCGGCCGCTATATTCACTACGGCGTGCGTGAACACGGCATGGCGGCCGCTATGAACGGGATGGCGCTGCATGGCGGCCTCATTCCCTATTCCGGCGGCTTCTTGATCTTCTCGGACTATTGCCGTCCATCGATCCGGCTTGCCGCGCTGATGGGCATCCGCGTCATCCACGTTTTGACCCACGATTCCATCGGCCTCGGCGAAGACGGCCCGACCCACCAGCCGGTCGAACACATGGCTGCGCTGCGTGCCATCCCGAACCTCCTGATGTTCCGCCCGGCGGACGCGACGGAGACCGCGGAATGCTGGCAGCTTGCCCTCGAGAACCGCAAGCGCCCCTCCGGCATCGCGCTCACCCGCCAGAACCTGATGGCGGTGCGCACAGAATATGAGGAACAGAACCTCTGCGCCCGCGGCGCCTACGACCTGATCTCGGCAAGCGACGCACAGGTGACGATCTTCGCGACCGGCTCTGAGGTCGAAATCGCCGTCAAGGCCTGCCAGACGCTGACCGCCAAGGGAATCTCGACGCGCGTTGTCTCGGTGCCCTGCTTCGAGCTCTTCGCCGAGCAGAGCGAGGATTACCAGCAGGCGATCATCGGCGACTCGCCGGTCAAGATCGCCGTGGAAGCCGGCGTCCGCCAGGGCTGGGATCATTTCATCGGCAGCGATGGCACCTTCATCGGCATGTCGAGCTTCGGCGCTTCCGGTCCCTATAAGGATCTTTACAAGCATTTCGGCATTACGCCGGAAGCGGTCGTGGCCGCCGCGGAAGCCAAACTGTCCTGA
- a CDS encoding TIGR00282 family metallophosphoesterase, with the protein MRLMFLGDMVGRTGRMAVWERLPGLVSDLKLDFVIVNGENAAGGFGITEDIFLETISAGADVVTTGNHVWDQKEAVTFCERHDQFLRPANYPAGTPGRGSNLYFARNGARVLVANVMGRVFMHPELDDPFKCAEAILEACPLGEQADAIVFDFHAEATSEKQCFGHFVDGRASFVVGTHTHVPTADHQILSGGTAYISDAGMCGDYDSSLGMEKEEPLNRFISKMPKGRFEAASGPATICGVGVEISDRTGLAEKIAPLRLGPRLAETLPQFWV; encoded by the coding sequence ATGCGACTTATGTTTCTGGGAGATATGGTTGGCAGGACGGGCCGCATGGCGGTCTGGGAGCGCCTCCCGGGACTGGTCAGCGACTTGAAGCTCGATTTCGTCATCGTCAACGGCGAGAACGCCGCCGGCGGTTTCGGTATCACCGAGGACATATTTCTGGAGACGATCAGCGCGGGCGCCGACGTGGTGACGACCGGCAACCATGTCTGGGACCAGAAGGAGGCCGTGACCTTCTGCGAGCGCCACGATCAGTTCCTGCGCCCGGCAAACTATCCGGCCGGAACACCGGGCCGGGGATCGAACCTCTATTTCGCCCGCAACGGCGCCCGCGTGCTGGTCGCGAACGTCATGGGCCGGGTCTTCATGCACCCGGAACTCGACGATCCTTTCAAATGCGCCGAGGCGATCCTCGAGGCCTGCCCGCTCGGCGAGCAGGCGGATGCCATCGTGTTCGACTTCCACGCCGAGGCAACGAGCGAGAAGCAATGCTTCGGCCATTTCGTCGACGGCCGCGCCAGCTTCGTTGTCGGCACGCACACGCATGTGCCGACCGCCGATCATCAGATATTGAGCGGCGGCACCGCCTATATCAGCGATGCCGGCATGTGCGGCGACTACGATTCCTCGCTTGGCATGGAGAAGGAGGAGCCGCTCAATCGCTTCATCTCGAAAATGCCCAAGGGCCGTTTCGAGGCGGCCTCGGGCCCGGCCACGATCTGCGGCGTGGGCGTCGAGATTTCCGATCGGACCGGGCTTGCGGAGAAGATCGCACCGCTGCGGCTCGGCCCCCGTCTTGCCGAGACGCTTCCGCAATTCTGGGTCTGA
- the gap gene encoding type I glyceraldehyde-3-phosphate dehydrogenase, with product MTVKVAINGFGRIGRNVLRAIVESGRTDIEVVAINDLGPVETNAHLLRFDSIHGRFPADVQVDGDAIVINNGKPIKVTAIRNPAELPHKELGVDIAMECTGIFTARDKAAAHLEAGAKRVIVSAPADGADLTVVYGVNHDKLTKDHLVISNASCTTNCLVPVAKVLHDAIGIDHGMMTTIHSYTNDQPSLDQMHKDLYRARAAALSMIPTSTGAAKAVGLVLPELKGKLDGISVRVPTPNVSVVDLKFVAKRETTKEEINAAIKAAADGPLKGVLGYTLQPNVSVDFNHDPHSSVFHMDQTKVMEGKFVSILSWYDNEWGFSNRMADTAVALGKLL from the coding sequence ATGACAGTGAAAGTCGCCATCAACGGTTTCGGCCGCATCGGCCGCAACGTGCTCCGCGCCATCGTCGAATCCGGCCGCACGGACATCGAAGTCGTCGCGATCAACGATCTTGGTCCGGTCGAGACCAATGCGCACCTGCTGCGCTTCGATTCGATTCACGGCCGCTTCCCGGCCGACGTGCAGGTCGACGGCGACGCGATCGTCATCAACAATGGCAAGCCGATCAAGGTGACCGCGATCCGCAACCCGGCCGAGCTGCCGCACAAGGAACTCGGCGTCGACATCGCGATGGAATGCACGGGCATCTTCACCGCTCGCGACAAGGCGGCCGCCCACCTGGAAGCCGGCGCCAAGCGCGTCATCGTCTCGGCACCGGCGGACGGCGCCGATCTGACCGTCGTCTACGGCGTCAACCACGACAAGCTGACGAAGGACCACCTCGTCATCTCCAACGCATCCTGCACGACCAACTGCCTGGTGCCGGTCGCCAAGGTGCTGCACGACGCCATCGGCATTGACCATGGCATGATGACGACGATTCACTCCTACACCAACGACCAGCCGTCGCTCGACCAGATGCACAAGGACCTCTACCGCGCGCGCGCCGCGGCGCTGTCGATGATTCCGACTTCGACAGGCGCTGCCAAGGCGGTCGGCCTCGTGCTGCCGGAACTCAAGGGCAAGCTCGACGGTATCTCCGTGCGCGTGCCGACCCCGAACGTCTCGGTCGTCGACCTGAAGTTCGTCGCCAAGCGCGAGACCACCAAGGAAGAGATCAACGCCGCCATCAAGGCAGCCGCCGATGGTCCGCTCAAGGGCGTTCTCGGCTATACGCTGCAGCCGAACGTCTCGGTCGACTTCAACCATGACCCGCATTCCTCGGTCTTCCACATGGACCAGACCAAGGTGATGGAAGGCAAGTTCGTGTCGATCCTGTCCTGGTACGACAACGAGTGGGGCTTCTCGAACCGCATGGCGGACACGGCGGTCGCCCTCGGCAAGCTCCTCTAA
- a CDS encoding DUF4164 domain-containing protein has translation MPAKTVKAAIEELRSAVQSLEIAIDGRFDKEKDVSEFEGEVRRVNEDRSRLAQELDQSQFRANRLEEVNREVSRRLVTAMETIRAVLDR, from the coding sequence ATGCCGGCAAAGACGGTCAAAGCGGCGATCGAGGAGTTGCGCAGCGCGGTTCAGTCACTTGAAATCGCGATCGACGGCCGCTTCGACAAGGAAAAGGACGTGAGTGAGTTCGAAGGCGAGGTGCGGCGGGTCAATGAGGACCGGTCGCGGCTGGCACAGGAACTCGACCAGTCCCAGTTCCGCGCCAACCGGCTGGAAGAGGTCAATCGCGAGGTGTCCCGCCGTCTGGTGACGGCGATGGAGACCATTCGGGCGGTTCTGGATCGCTGA
- a CDS encoding LysR family transcriptional regulator: MSLPLDSDLLRTFLAVADTGNLTRAADTVRRTQSAVSMQVRKLEDLIGLPLFERHSRGVVLTAQGRRLVDNARRIVALLDDTAAAMRLPALAGTVRIGIPEEYVNSTLPKALGSFAAIHPNVEVTVQQGHSMSNLASLEAGEIDIAVVFEPGGRTRNEVLMVDPTVWATSDQHGTHERRPVPVATYTYYEGGWCDDLAMRSLKKRRMESRVAYVSRTSSGLIAAVVSGLAIAPLSRSAIPPGCRELTEEDGFGIIDMSNVVLRTRREERSATVDAMADAIRRAFGAG; encoded by the coding sequence ATGTCACTCCCACTCGACAGCGACCTGCTCAGAACCTTTCTGGCAGTTGCCGACACCGGCAATCTCACGCGGGCTGCCGACACGGTACGGCGCACGCAATCGGCCGTCAGCATGCAGGTCAGGAAACTCGAGGATCTCATCGGCTTGCCGCTTTTCGAGCGCCATTCGCGCGGCGTGGTTCTGACGGCACAAGGCCGGCGCCTCGTCGATAACGCCCGGCGCATCGTCGCCCTACTCGATGACACGGCCGCGGCCATGCGCCTGCCTGCATTGGCCGGCACGGTTCGGATCGGAATACCGGAGGAATACGTAAACTCCACTCTGCCAAAAGCGCTCGGCTCATTCGCAGCAATTCACCCGAACGTCGAGGTGACGGTGCAGCAGGGACATTCGATGTCCAATCTGGCGTCGCTCGAAGCCGGCGAAATTGACATCGCGGTCGTGTTCGAGCCGGGCGGCCGAACGAGGAACGAGGTCCTGATGGTGGACCCCACCGTCTGGGCCACTTCCGACCAGCACGGCACGCACGAGCGGCGACCGGTACCGGTCGCCACCTACACCTACTACGAAGGGGGTTGGTGCGATGACCTCGCCATGCGGAGCCTGAAGAAACGTCGCATGGAAAGCCGTGTCGCCTATGTCAGCCGCACGAGCAGCGGCCTGATCGCCGCCGTCGTTTCGGGCCTAGCCATCGCTCCGCTATCGCGCAGCGCCATACCGCCCGGCTGCCGCGAACTCACCGAAGAGGACGGCTTCGGCATCATCGACATGTCGAACGTCGTGCTGCGCACGAGGCGGGAGGAGCGATCGGCGACAGTCGACGCGATGGCCGACGCCATCCGCCGCGCCTTTGGAGCAGGGTGA
- a CDS encoding efflux RND transporter periplasmic adaptor subunit: MLRKWCLPAIAAISISFFMSMPAGAQDAQLPTVTVAKPVVRDVIDADEFIGRFEAVDEVSIRSRVGGYLDQVFFTDGAMVKKGDKLFVIDQRPFRTALSQAEASLEAARSTLDFAETTFKRTESLAGSGTLSVSRLDDDRRALLAAQANVRGAEAAVERAKLDLEYTTITAPLSGRVDRRLISPGNLVQADQTVLTTIVSLDPIDFYFDVDERRLLSYARTARERGSALQEGAGSLSVLVTIADATERPFEGKLDFAENRVDNQTGTMRVRARFANPNFILQPGLFGRVEVEGSNTYRAVLVPDEAIAADQNERIVYAVGEDGSVMTKPVRLGPRLHGYRVIRSGLTGDETIIVNGLVRVRPGVKVKPELVVLPQEAAQAAENAQ; the protein is encoded by the coding sequence ATGTTGCGAAAGTGGTGTCTGCCGGCTATCGCCGCCATTTCCATTTCTTTTTTCATGTCGATGCCCGCCGGCGCGCAGGACGCGCAACTGCCGACGGTGACCGTCGCCAAACCGGTTGTGCGCGACGTCATCGATGCCGACGAGTTCATCGGCCGCTTCGAGGCGGTCGACGAGGTTTCGATACGCTCACGCGTCGGCGGCTATCTCGATCAGGTCTTCTTCACCGATGGTGCGATGGTGAAGAAGGGCGACAAGCTCTTCGTCATCGACCAGCGGCCGTTCCGCACCGCTCTCTCCCAGGCGGAAGCCTCGCTTGAGGCAGCGCGGTCGACACTCGATTTCGCCGAGACGACGTTCAAGCGAACGGAGTCGCTCGCCGGAAGCGGTACGCTTTCGGTATCTAGGCTCGACGACGATCGCCGGGCGCTGCTCGCGGCGCAGGCGAACGTGCGCGGCGCGGAAGCGGCCGTCGAGCGGGCCAAGCTCGATCTCGAATATACGACCATCACTGCGCCGCTCAGCGGCCGCGTCGACCGGCGGCTGATCTCGCCGGGCAATCTCGTCCAGGCGGATCAGACGGTCCTGACGACGATCGTCTCGCTTGATCCGATCGACTTCTATTTCGACGTCGACGAGCGCCGCCTGCTTTCCTATGCTCGAACCGCGCGCGAGCGCGGCAGTGCCTTGCAGGAGGGCGCGGGATCGCTCTCGGTGCTTGTCACGATCGCAGACGCCACCGAACGGCCCTTCGAAGGCAAGCTAGATTTCGCGGAAAACCGTGTGGACAACCAGACGGGCACGATGCGGGTGCGCGCCCGCTTCGCGAACCCCAATTTCATCTTGCAGCCCGGCCTCTTCGGGCGGGTGGAGGTCGAGGGCTCGAACACCTATCGGGCGGTCCTCGTCCCAGACGAGGCGATCGCTGCCGACCAGAACGAGCGCATCGTCTATGCGGTCGGCGAGGACGGCAGCGTAATGACCAAGCCCGTGCGGCTCGGACCGCGGCTCCACGGTTATCGCGTCATCCGCAGCGGGTTGACAGGCGACGAGACGATAATCGTCAACGGCCTCGTGCGGGTCAGGCCCGGTGTCAAGGTCAAGCCCGAGCTCGTCGTGCTGCCGCAGGAAGCGGCGCAAGCGGCGGAGAACGCCCAATGA
- a CDS encoding efflux RND transporter permease subunit — translation MRFAHFFVDRPIFASVLSIVLLIVGGIAYFQLPVAQYPEIAPPTIVVRASYPGADAETIANTVATPLEQEINGVENMLYMSSYSTADGSMALTITFKLGTNLDQAQVLVQNRVSVAEPRLPEEVRRIGVTTTKSSPDLMMVVHLLSPNDRYDQLYVSNYARTRIRDILVRLDGVGDVTLFGEREYALRVWLDPQKLSAYGMTAGDVVDALREQNVQVSGGSIGGPPMSGDEAFQYTVRTDGRFSDARQFRYVIVKATEDGRLVQLQDVARVELGAREYVTNSYLNGSPAVALGIFSRPGTNALAAAEAIQATMADLSRDFPEGLEHRIIYNPTEFISESINEVYKTIGEAAILVALVVIVFLQSWRTAIIPIVAIPVSLVGTFALLYAFGFSLNMLTLFGLVLAIGIVVDDAIVVVENVERNLERGMTPKEAAHVTMDEVGAAVVAISLVLTAVFVPTAFIPGIAGQFYLQFAVTIAVATVISAINSLTLSPALAAVLLRPHDNHEHESRNPLTRLGRGFANGFNRGFDRMADGYAWAVRHLVTTTMAIVASLVVFVALLGATAYMAQIVPRGFIPQMDQGYAIVVIQLPEGSSLARTDAVVRRASEMVREVPGVRDAVAFAGFSGATFTNASNAGVIFTPFDSFEERLKNNQSATQIVGQIFGAMQSIQEAFIIAVPPPSVRGIGNAGGFKMQIMDRQSADMRRVLGLAFQMMGAANQTEGLTGVFTTFSASSPQFFLAIDRDKARALNVPIPNIFETLSINLGTSYVNDFNAFGRVYQVRAQADQQYRVERDDILALKVRSASGALVPLGTLVEIRDTSGPALVQRYNMYVSVPLQGNPAPGVSTGTALDKMEALAGQILPQGTTFEWTELALQERQTGNTAVFIFALSVIFVFLALAAQYESWVLPLAIILIVPLAVLAALLGVSLRGFDNNVLTQIGLIVLIGLAAKNAILIVEFARQGEEEGKTPVEAAIEASRLRLRPILMTAFAFILGVVPLVIATGPGAEMRQSLGTAVFSGMLGVTFLGLFLTPVFYVALRSLRRKRAPAAEPAAAAGE, via the coding sequence ATGAGATTCGCGCATTTCTTCGTCGATCGGCCGATTTTCGCGTCGGTACTTTCGATCGTGCTGCTGATCGTCGGCGGCATCGCCTACTTCCAGCTTCCGGTGGCGCAATATCCGGAAATCGCGCCGCCCACCATCGTCGTGCGCGCCTCCTATCCGGGCGCGGATGCCGAGACGATCGCCAATACCGTCGCCACCCCGCTCGAGCAGGAGATCAACGGCGTCGAGAACATGCTGTACATGTCGTCCTATTCGACGGCCGACGGCTCGATGGCGCTGACAATCACCTTCAAGCTCGGCACGAACCTCGACCAGGCGCAGGTCCTAGTGCAGAATCGCGTCTCGGTCGCCGAGCCGCGGCTGCCGGAGGAAGTCCGGCGCATCGGCGTCACGACGACGAAGAGTTCGCCGGACCTGATGATGGTCGTCCATCTGCTGTCGCCAAACGATCGCTACGACCAGCTCTATGTCTCCAACTACGCCCGCACGCGCATCCGCGACATTCTTGTCCGGCTCGACGGCGTCGGCGACGTCACGCTGTTCGGCGAGCGCGAATACGCCTTGCGCGTCTGGCTCGACCCACAGAAACTCTCTGCCTACGGCATGACCGCAGGCGACGTCGTCGACGCGCTGCGCGAACAGAACGTCCAGGTTTCGGGAGGCTCCATCGGTGGCCCGCCGATGTCCGGCGACGAAGCCTTCCAATACACGGTGAGGACCGACGGCCGGTTCAGCGACGCCCGGCAGTTCCGCTACGTGATCGTAAAGGCTACCGAAGACGGCAGGCTGGTGCAGTTGCAGGATGTCGCTCGCGTCGAGCTCGGCGCCCGCGAATACGTCACCAACAGCTACCTGAACGGCAGCCCGGCGGTCGCGCTCGGTATCTTCTCCCGTCCCGGCACCAACGCGCTTGCGGCGGCCGAGGCGATCCAGGCGACGATGGCGGACCTTTCAAGGGATTTCCCCGAGGGACTCGAACACAGGATCATTTACAACCCCACCGAATTCATCTCGGAATCGATCAACGAGGTCTACAAGACGATCGGCGAGGCCGCGATCCTCGTCGCCCTCGTCGTGATCGTCTTCCTGCAGTCCTGGCGTACGGCGATCATTCCGATCGTCGCCATTCCCGTTTCTCTCGTCGGCACCTTCGCGCTGCTCTATGCCTTCGGCTTTTCGCTGAACATGCTGACGCTCTTCGGCCTGGTGCTGGCGATCGGCATCGTTGTTGATGACGCGATCGTCGTCGTCGAGAATGTCGAGCGCAACCTGGAGCGTGGCATGACGCCTAAAGAGGCGGCGCATGTGACGATGGACGAGGTGGGCGCGGCGGTCGTAGCGATTTCCCTCGTTCTGACCGCCGTCTTCGTGCCGACTGCCTTCATTCCGGGAATCGCCGGCCAGTTCTACCTGCAGTTCGCCGTAACGATCGCGGTGGCGACAGTGATCTCCGCGATCAACTCGCTGACGCTCTCGCCGGCGCTTGCGGCCGTTCTCCTGCGCCCGCACGACAATCACGAGCATGAGAGCCGCAATCCGCTGACGCGGCTCGGTCGCGGCTTCGCCAATGGCTTCAACCGTGGCTTCGACCGCATGGCCGATGGTTACGCATGGGCGGTGCGCCACCTCGTCACGACGACAATGGCGATCGTTGCGTCTCTCGTCGTCTTCGTCGCCCTGCTCGGGGCCACTGCCTATATGGCGCAGATCGTGCCCCGGGGCTTCATACCGCAGATGGACCAGGGCTACGCCATCGTCGTCATCCAGCTCCCGGAAGGTTCCTCGCTCGCGCGGACGGACGCGGTCGTGCGGCGGGCGTCCGAGATGGTTCGGGAGGTGCCGGGTGTCCGGGATGCGGTCGCCTTCGCGGGCTTCAGTGGCGCCACCTTCACCAATGCGTCCAACGCCGGCGTCATCTTCACGCCCTTCGACAGTTTCGAGGAGCGGCTCAAGAACAATCAGAGCGCCACGCAGATCGTCGGTCAGATATTCGGTGCGATGCAGAGCATCCAGGAAGCCTTCATCATCGCCGTGCCGCCGCCCTCCGTTCGCGGCATAGGCAATGCGGGCGGCTTCAAGATGCAGATCATGGACCGCCAGAGCGCCGACATGCGGCGCGTCCTCGGGCTCGCCTTCCAGATGATGGGTGCGGCCAACCAAACCGAGGGGCTCACGGGCGTATTCACCACCTTCTCGGCGTCGAGCCCGCAATTCTTCCTGGCGATCGACCGCGACAAGGCGCGGGCGCTGAACGTGCCGATCCCGAACATTTTCGAGACGCTCTCGATCAATCTCGGAACGTCTTACGTCAACGACTTCAACGCGTTCGGCCGCGTCTACCAGGTGCGTGCCCAGGCCGACCAACAGTACCGCGTTGAACGGGACGACATCCTCGCGCTGAAAGTGCGTTCCGCCTCCGGGGCGCTGGTGCCGCTCGGAACGCTTGTCGAGATCCGCGATACGAGCGGCCCGGCGCTTGTCCAGCGCTACAACATGTACGTCTCCGTACCCCTGCAGGGGAATCCGGCGCCCGGTGTCTCGACCGGCACGGCGCTCGACAAGATGGAGGCGCTGGCCGGCCAGATCCTGCCGCAGGGCACGACCTTCGAATGGACGGAACTCGCCTTGCAGGAGCGCCAGACCGGCAACACCGCCGTCTTCATTTTCGCGCTGTCGGTGATCTTCGTGTTCCTGGCGCTGGCCGCGCAATATGAAAGCTGGGTGCTGCCGCTGGCGATCATCCTGATCGTCCCGCTTGCGGTTCTCGCAGCTCTGCTCGGCGTCTCGCTTCGCGGCTTCGACAACAACGTGCTGACGCAGATCGGGCTCATCGTGCTGATCGGCCTTGCCGCCAAGAACGCGATCCTGATCGTCGAATTTGCCCGCCAGGGCGAAGAAGAAGGCAAGACGCCGGTCGAAGCGGCGATTGAAGCGAGCCGTCTCAGGCTTCGCCCGATCCTGATGACCGCCTTCGCCTTCATCCTCGGCGTCGTGCCGCTGGTGATCGCGACGGGACCCGGCGCCGAAATGCGCCAGTCGCTCGGCACCGCCGTCTTCTCCGGCATGCTCGGCGTCACGTTCCTCGGCCTGTTCCTGACGCCGGTCTTCTACGTCGCGCTGCGGTCGCTGCGCCGGAAGCGGGCCCCGGCGGCCGAGCCGGCGGCTGCGGCGGGAGAGTGA
- a CDS encoding cell division protein ZapA, producing MAQVTVTIDGKAYRMACEEGQEDHLSDLAARFDQYVGHLKAQFGEIGDLRLTVMAGIMVMDELSEIDRRLKSLETEVDNLKRGRDTALSDQARSEEALASALAEVTAQIHGITAKLNGRPAAPSN from the coding sequence ATGGCGCAGGTGACGGTGACGATCGACGGCAAGGCCTACCGGATGGCCTGCGAAGAAGGGCAGGAAGACCACCTCAGCGACCTCGCCGCGCGGTTCGATCAATATGTCGGCCATCTCAAGGCTCAGTTCGGTGAAATCGGCGACCTCAGGCTGACGGTGATGGCGGGCATCATGGTCATGGACGAGTTAAGCGAGATCGATCGGCGGCTGAAGAGCCTCGAAACCGAGGTCGATAATTTGAAGAGAGGCCGCGACACCGCGCTTTCCGATCAGGCGCGAAGCGAAGAGGCGCTCGCCTCGGCGCTTGCCGAGGTAACGGCGCAGATCCACGGCATTACCGCCAAGCTGAACGGCCGTCCAGCCGCGCCCTCGAACTGA